The nucleotide window AATGACTGCTCTAAGACTAAGGTCTTCTAAGGGTGCATTAGCAAGACATGCAGAAATCAATATTTAGTTAGATgccactaaaatatatttaatactggtaggaaaaaaagaacacacatgcaacagagaggaggaagaggctaCTCCTGGGTTAAGAGCAAGGGGTGGAAGGGACCAGGCCAGAGCCCTCAACAGTTCTCTGGTTTACAGCTCCAAAGGACAGCACAGCTGGTGGCAAGATCTGGGTTAGAAATTTGTCAAACATGGGCAAGGCCCAGTCACCAGCTTGGAGGTAGGTGACAGAAAGGGGCTATTAGGCACATGATGGAGTCAAGTAAACTGTGGGATCCAGGCCATGGACTTCTCCCACCACACTCAGCTTCTTCTATCCATTCGCCAATTGAGCCAACTGGCATCAAGATACAAGGTGCACCATACCAAGGCCTGGGTGGCCCTGAAGCAGAAGCTGTGGCCCAAGTAGCTCTGATAAGAGAAGTGGCTTGCAGCCCATAGCAGGGAAAACACAGAAACCAGGTGTGAACATTTCCTCTCTCTGGCAACAGTCCTGGATTGCGGGGGGGTGCTGGATTTGGGGGTAACCATCCCTATTCTAGCAGGACAGGATTTGGGGATTGGAATGAGGAGGAGTAAATCCCAAGAAGGGAGAAGGAACCCAGAATAATAAGGGATACTTCTACCCACAGAGCTCACTTGAAACAGGCCTAGGTTCCCATAAGGCATTGAGGGAAGTATCTTCTACCCAGCCTTGCCTGAATAGAAGGGCAAATGGCCTTCTGGGATGTTGTTAAGCCTCTTGAAGGCACTGTCTTCCCCATCTCAACCTGGGGAGAAATTGAGTCCCTGAAGTCAAGGACAAGGCTTATTGGGACTGAATTTGTAACAGGCCCAATCTGGGAGGTAGAGAGAATGACTGAACATCTTTTTAGCTTCCAATGATTATAAAGCCTAAATAACTCTAAAAGGAATGGGCACTGGGAGGCTTAATCCTAGGTCAGTTGACATCCTAGAGCATATAGCCAGGGCCCTGACTCCTTTTCTAAACCTGTGATGCTCCAATTCTTCAAATCACAGGACCCTGAAGAGGAAGGCAATGGTGGGGGCTAGTTTTCAACCAACTCCACACACTTGACTCCTAGAGAACAACAGTAAATGTGGGAATGTTTCCTAAATCAAGTGGGAATTGCCTCTGAGCTATAGAAATGGTCTGTACTAGTAAGCTAAATTGAATGGAACAGAGAGGCAAAAGAGGGTTCCATTGGCACCAAAGTGAGAGCCATTTCTCTGCCCAGGGAAGTGAATAAGGGCTGAGGAGCTAGGTTTGGTCCCGTGGCTACAATGAACACTTGGCATGACTTCAGGGCTGCTCTAGTTAGTGGCTCCAGCAGAGTGTGAGTTAGGCAAGAGTACAGGAGTACAGGGgcgaggaagaagggaggaggggtcCCTAGAGGCTGGGTGCCTATTACATATTACATGGACTCAAACTCATCTATGCGCTGCTTGGTGTTGCCCTGCCGAATCTGGCGCAGGGTCTTGTATTTGTCTCGGCCCAGTCGCATGTTCTCAGCATGGATCATGTCATTTGCAGTCTTCTTGGACTCATCGAGGGCATTGGCCAGCTCTGAAGTGAGGGCCTGTGAGGATGCAAGGGAATGATGGGTTAATGGGTTCTGCTCATTTTACCTCCCTTTCTTGAaccacttttttcccttttctcccctctcctcttctcttcctccctccctttgtgcctccctccccttccctcttgtCTTCCCTCCTTGTGCCCCCTTTGCATGCAcatgcgcgcgcgcacacacacacacacacacacacacatttttgagAGACTTTTTCAGCCCTATTAGGACTGCAGTGGGTcaagagaataagaaattaaaaccacaaactTAGGGGCCAAGTTTCAATTGATGACAAGTATTCCCTGAGAGTAGAACAATTTACTAAAGATTCAGGTAGAAATTGTGTCAGCTAAGTACTTCCTTAATATGAGGTAAATGGACTATGGGTGGAGgttgtagcaaaaaaaaaaaaaattaaaaagaaagaggtggCTCAGGgtcttattaataaataataggtACCTCTCATTAAAGTTTTCACTTAAGGAAGGCTCAGGCTGCCATACAATGCTGACATAGGCTCTTCCATCTACTCCCCCATGATAATCTAGTGAAGACCATACCATGCACTACCAAATCAATGCACATGGTCTCCTTGACCCTTTGGCCCTGAGGATACCTGTAGTTGCTTCTGCACACGCTCATTCTTCTCTGCTTCAGTGGTACGTTCCTCTTCACTGCGGTCCTTGGCCATGGCATCAGCCCGCAGCTCAGCACTGGCCTCTGCCCCATTCTCATCCTGCTCATCCTGCTCATTTTCAGCAGGCTCTGCCACATGAGGAGTACTCATGGCAGTCTTCAGCTCAGCACGAGTCTTCTCCAAGTCTTCTTGTACCATTTGAGCCTGTccagaaacagagggagagaacaggCAGTCAGAACAGACTAATTTGCAACATCCTACACATGCCTAGAATGGCCCAGCAGAAGGCAGGCACCAGGTAGGCCAAATCACTTTGTCTGCCTGATCCATAGTTTCCTCAGCTATATAAGAGAAAAAGTTGTACCTATTTCCCTGGAGCATTGAAGAATTCTAGGAAGTTATCTGAGAAAGCCTTGAGTTCCTTCTCCCATGATGCCTGCTGTCTAGAAATGATCAAAAGAAGATGGAACCCACACCTAAGGCTTCTACGGAACTGGAACCTATGCATATGGTACCCCTTTCCACAACACTTTGCTCTGGGTACTGTGTCTTACCTTCTGTTGCCATTCTACAGcctcactctctttcttctgTCGGGCAACCTCCAGCTGGGAGATCCGAGCTGTCAACTCTGCCATTTCCAAGGCCTATAGATAAATTGAAAGTTTGTGAGAGTTTGGCCTTCTGGTCCTCAAAGCCCAGGTGGACAAACTTCTGTTCCACTAGCTTGCTGTGCTGGAGGCTCTATTTACTACACCTTTTCCAGGCATCTCAGAGGATCACTCTTACTCTCAATCTACTATAGTACCCTATTAACTCCAAACCATTTCCTTATAAGTCAGAGCTCCCCACCTAGACTGTACACGTCTTGATGACAAATAGCCTAtcatctctgtctcttcctcacctctccacccctccATTCATCCCCAtccctcactcctttcccctctcagtATTGTCCATTGTACAGTGCAGTTAGGGCTTTAGAGATCAGTGTGTCACTGCCTGAAGTGGCAGTGCCTTCCCTGTTATCCTAGAATACTCAGGGCTACATTAAGACTCTTCCCAAGACAAGTATAAGAAAGAAACTCAAGTGTCATAAGGTGATCTGAACAAGGGAAAACAGCTTATGCATACCCTCACACCTTTGACAAAActcctgcaggggtgtccaacctgtggcctgtgggctgcatgcagcccaggatggctatgaatgcggctcaacacaaattcataaatttacttaaaaccttttttttgctcattttttattagtgtttgtatatttaatgtgtggaccaaaataactcttcttctttcagtgtggcccagagatgccaaaaggttggacacccctgttagaaGAAACTTCCCCCTGAGAATTAAGTCTTAGTTCCCTGCACTCCCACCGCAAATAGTATGGGGAAGGacatataccaagaaatttggaTCACAGATTCCTAACTTCTGAATCACAGAACCCTTGGAAATTATAATGAAAGTATGGATGCTCACcttcctcctctgaaaaatgCATAGGCACATAGTTTCACATATAATTTTAAGGAGCACACCCTTCAGTAAGTCAGAAATGGGTTCTCATCCTTACTTAGTAACAACTGTGTGACCTCTGGCAAGTCTCataaacctctctgagccctaaTTTGCTTAACTGGACATGTATTCCAATATGGGTTAATGCCATAGAGTTCTTTGGAAGAGGAAGTAAGTAATAAAAGGGGGAAAGGTGTTAATATAGTTTGTAACACACAGTAGGTAGTTAATCAAGTGTAGatcccttcatttcttcttcccacACTTTCCTTTGTCATGTCATCAGCTCAGATCCCCAAAGGctgagaaaatagaataaaagtaagGGTTAAGGAAGACTGTTTGCAAAGGTTTCTGGGCCAAACCAATGACTTCTCAGCTCTCCTCTACGTGAACTACCTGCTGGAGGCCCTGCTGGAAAGAGCCAGCCCTACAGGCAGAGGTAGCTGTAAATAGGAAgtcagaaagggaagaaaattcaGGTCCTTCAATCTCAGCCCATTTTGTTGCTTTACCAGCTGTTCTTGGGTCTTCTTCTGATCCCGAGAAGCCTGCAACAGAGCCTCCTTGGCCTCTTCAGCTTCTCGACGCTCTTTGGCCAGTTTTTCAGCCTCACTCTGGGCACGTTTCCGCTCCTGTTCAAGTTCCATAGCCCTACGGGTCTGTTCTTCCAGTTCTGGGAAGAGAAGGTAGGGAAAAGAAGGTGAAAAGTgcagagataaagaaaagatacCTAACTTCCTTCCTAGAAATGTTTCACACCAGGGCACAGCTGGCAGAAAGCTCTGAGTACTCACTCTTCTTCTTGTCccatctatttatctattctGTAGTCACATCTGGATTATGTGGCCTGAGTCTGCAGTTCAGGCAGTGGGTCTCTAGCTCATAGAGTTAGGGTCTGGGAAAACCTACTCTCCAAGGTGATGTCAAGCCTCACCCTGCTGAGCTTTCTTAGTCTGTTCTTCAAtctgcttcagtttctccatcagtTCCTCCTTCTCTCGTTcaatcttctctttctccttttctgccaTCTCACGCTTCTTCTTCTCATTTTCCAGGAGAGcactgggaaaggagaaagaaggaattaaacAAGATAGCAAGACCACATGGAAAACCTGGGATCCCCAAGGGTCCCTGACCCTGGACCCTCAGTCTCTACCCATATAACACACCCAGAGCTTGTGAGTTGGGATCACTCTCCCTTATCTCCAAATCCTGGTTGTTACATCATATTACCACATGGGCCAGTATGCTCAAGGCTCAATCAGTTTGTCTGACTCAGGAGATACAACCTAGACTTCTAATCAGTAGATGACCTTAACTTATGTCACTTCTTTGCACTTGTTCTCAATACCCCTATCTATAGAATGGCCTATTAAGTTCTGCCTTGGCAACCTTGGGGAGTTTTAAGACTAGTTTTGGCTCTGTGCTGGGATACTGTGCTTCAAGTATGGTGATCTTTAAGGTTAGGGCATCTACCCTCAGGCCTAACTCTGCTGGTTCTCTGAAGCCCAATTCTATAATCCTTTTCCCCAGAATTTTTGGCAAATCTAgaataagtattttctttttcttgcccccGTACCTCTTCCAGGAGACCTTTCCCCCTTGGCTAGAAGTCTTTTTATCTCTGAGCCCTCAGAATACTTGGACTATCCTTTTTCCTATTCCACCTCCATCTTACTTTTCCCCATAGCACTTTGTActgtgaaaatgaataaatagaaacctcatttaaaattgaatcaGGAGGGTAGAAGAGGGAACTTTCATGCATGTACCACTCAACACACGTTACTGACTCCAAAAGGAAGAGACTATCTTCCTTTTTGGAAGTGATGCTATTttagcaggaggaagaaaagattcCTCCTCTCCCAGGAACAGCTCAGCCAATGGAGACTATCATAACTAAGCCAACGAAAAGTCAACATACTTTGAactttcaatttccttttcctcctatAAGACTGTAATATCCTAGAGGGGAGATTTCTGCCAGATCCAGCTCTGCAAATTCCCCCCAATCTCAGTAACCTTCTTCTGAATAAACGTGAACCGTGGGGTTCAACTTCTCATACATAGTGTCATTTTCCAGTCTATTGGATTAGAAGCCTCCTGAAGTTTCAAGATCTTTGTGAAATGCATAGGAATCACCTgggatcttattttaaaataaattattaaggtgaaattaatataaaattaaccattttaaagcaaacaattcagtggcatttagttcACTCATAATACtgtctattttcaaaatatttttatcaccccaaagtAAAAACCCATATCCATTAAGCAGTTTGTCCCCATCTCCCATCCCCCTAGCCTCTGATAATCACCAATCTAtattctgtctctatagatttaaCTATTCTGGATACttaatgtaaatggaatcatacaatatgtaactttttgtgtctggtttcttccaCCTAGCATGATGTTTTAGGGTCCATCTACATTGTAGTATATATCAGTACTTCATgactttttcttaagattttatttacttatttattttcagagagaggggaaggaagagagaaagagagggagagaaacatcactgtgtggttgcctcttacacaccccctactggggacctggcctgcaacccaggcatgtgctccaactgggaatcaaaccagtgaccctgtggtttgaaggccagcactcaatgcactgagccacaccagccaggccagtaCTTCAtgcctttttatggctgaataatattccattgtatggatgcataatttatttatccattaatccagtgatggacatttgggctgtttccacatTCTagatattgtaaataacactactatgaatacatgtatatgtgtagtTGTTTgaacacctttttaaaattctttggtgtatatatctaggagtagaattatgggatcatatggtaattctaagTTTAACTTATTGAGAAACCACCAACTCTTTTTCATAGCACCtgaccattttacatccccaccagcaacaCACATGAGTTCCAATTCTCTACAGACTTGCCAacagttgttattttgtttttatttattatatccaTATTAGTGTGTATAAAatggtatctcactatggttttgatttacaATTCCCCAATGATTAAAGGTGTTTTCATGTGCCTATTGTTTATTGGCCATTGGGATATCTTCATTGGAGGAATGGTTAATAAGatcttaaaatgcagattctgaatcAATTGGTCTGGGATAAAGTCTCAGATTGTAcctttctaacaagttcccaagttgatgctgatgctgctgagcCTTGCTATATTTTGAGTAGCAAGGACCTCCAGTGTATAGGGGCTTTGTAGGGAAAATTCTGGCAGTTCTACCCAATTCCACTAAAAAAACTCCTACAGAGTCTAGGTTTAAATGTGCATGGAGCCTTCTGCTATTGTCACTATACTGGTGAGATAGCCTGGAACAACCCAGAATCTGCCTAGAACAATGGCATGAGGATCATAACAGTGGTGAACTATGAAATGACCCTCCCTCCTATGAGCCTCTGAAAGCCTACGATTCTGATGCCTGCTTCCTGGAGGGGGTCTCATCATTGCacagcgctctctctctctcccctccaccactcttccctgcccccagtctCAGGGTGGCTTCATGTCCTGCTTCTAGCAGACTTGCTAACTTGGAGCAGTTTCCTTGGCCGGGCCTTGGTCCCCGCTTGAGCTCCACATCACCTACCGCTCCATCTGTTTCTGGTGCTTCTCCTCTCGGGCCTGTGCCTTCATCTGCTGCACCTCAATGGTGTCTGGCTTGCGACGGCGCATGTATAGTTCATGGTTCCCCATGCACAGGGCCAAGATCCGCTTGTTAATCCGCAGCCGGGGAGCATAGAAGACAAAGTCCTGGTGGGAAACCAACAATCAGAAACAGTTtggaactaacaaggaaaatggggacagactcatagatggggagcaggatgacagctgggggaggggaaggtagggGGTGGAGAaatggagcaaaaaggagaaaggactcatggacatggacaacagtgtggtgattgctgaggggaggcaggtataagaggactaaatggtaatgggaaaaaaatacaataaagattagatcaaaaaagaaaaaaagtcttgagGGAGAGATGAAGGTGAACTTCTCCTAAGTCCAAAAGAACTGGAAAGATCATTTACCAtgttttcccatgtataatgtgttcATGTGTATAACACATACtgacatttttgtgcacattatacatggggcTGTTATGCCCATTGCATGTAATCagtatacccatgtataatgtgcatctttgtTCTTCCATCAAAGATTTGGGCAACAGTggacattatacacagcaaaatacataactaaaaaaaaagtaactaaattTTCTATTACAGATAGGGAGGCTAGTTATCAGTGATGCATTTACTTCTTACCCAGGGTCAAACAGGTTAGTTAGCAGACCCAGGACTAGAATCCAGGCTTGATGCTGAAATCAGTGCTCTTTGGACCAAACCGCAATTTCTTTCAACATCTGCATTCTAAAAAACCTCAAttcatacagggaaccaatagtgatgggaaagaaactgggactcaaaccaatggtgtggaccagaagaagaaagaaacattcgactagaaaagaatgaagaaataagaattcaaaaacatgaggagaggctcaggaacctccagggcatctttaaacgtttcaacatctgaattataggggtagcagaaggagaagaggaagagcaacagtggagaagttatttaaacaaataataaaggagaacttccccaagctggcaaaggaaatagacttccaggaagtccaggaagctcagagagtcccaaagaagttggacccgaggaggaacacaccaaggcacataataattacattacccaagatgaaaattaaggagagaatcctagaagcagcaagagaaaatgggacagttacctacaaaggagttcccatcagactgtcggctgatttctcaaaggagaccttacaggcaagaaggggctggaaagaagtattccaagtcatgaaaggcaaggacctacatccaagattgctctatccagcaaagctttcatttagaatggaaggacagataaagtgcttctcagataaggttcaaggtgttcatcatcaccaagcccttgttatatgaaatgttaaagggacttatccaagaaaaagaagataaaaaccatgtacggtagaatgacagcaaactcacaattactaacaaccacacctaaaactaaaacaaaaacaaactaagcaaacaactagaacaggaacagaaccacagaaatggagatcacatggagggttgtcaacaggggagtgggaggaggagagagggggaaagggtatggagaataagtagcatagatggtaggtagaaaatagacagggggaggacaagaatagtatgagaaatgtagaagctaaagaacttataagtttgatacatggacatgaactaaagggggggaatgtgggtgggagagggtatgcagggtggaggggagtgaagggggaaaaatgggacaactgtaatagcataatcaataaagtatatttttaaaaaataaaataaaataccctcAATTCAGTTAAAAATCTAGAACTGCTTTTATCTGCTAATTAGGGATCTCAGGGGCCACTCTTTGAGGCTCAATAATCCATGCATAATACCCTGAATGATTGCAGTATGagtgactggactttttctgtaaTCTTCTAAAAGCATACCCTAGACCCAGCCCCTTAAATCCTTTTTGGAAGAACATCTACTTGTTTTTCCATGtactgatgcattcactggttgattcctatccatgccatgaccagggatcaacccacaaccttggcatatcaagacaatgctctaaccaactgagctacccagccagggcccatacaGAGTTTTTTCTCAAatgattaattattgtattgtttttcatatgaacaactataaacttaaTTTTGCCCTATCTGTATATGAACAGTTCCCACTTTCTGAAGCctagaagctttaaaaaataagatacactCTCTATTTTCAGAGAGCCCAGGGCAGCAGAAGATGGTGGCTAAGACATAGCATTTAGACTGCCTGTGGCTCTCCCCTAAGACTTAGGTAGCAAAGTGGCACAGAGGATACCTCCTAGCCATTTCTTGATACCAACATCCCTTTCCATCACCAATCTCCTTTTGTGActcctgtacacacacacacacacacacacacacacacacacacacacacaccagaaaaaaaaaaaaaaaaactgtaattacATGATTGCTTCTAGCATTATCCAGGCCTTGGCAAGTAAGTACATGTCTTGGCCAGCAGGAGGAATCACTTACCGGGGCTTTTTTGTCAATAGGCTTGATGACAAATTTCTTGTCATTGAAAGAGATGTTTCTGATTTCACTCCAAGGGAAGCCTATCTTGGGAGTCAGTCTATAGAAATAGAGACCAAAAACATCAgaacaagggaaaaacaagaataTAGAGGGTTGGTGCCTTGCTCCACTACTACCAGCTTCTCCTTTTAGGAAGTAGATTCATTACCAGCTCAGCCAGTGTCATCACATGCTACCAGGTCAGTTTGCCAGCTCTGAGGCTGCACAAAGGAACTCTTAATACTACAACCAACATGTTACTCTTTGTTCCAATCTCTGAGATTTGTTTTAGTATATTTGTATGTGGCATAGACCTTGTAACAATCTCTCATAGACTCCCCAGTATTCCCAGTATTATGTAACTGGGACTTTTCCACCCAAGGTTGTAAAAgttggagagaaaataaataatgagctCCAAATTCAGAAGTTACAAGAACAATAATCTATTAACCTGCATCTTCACCAAgagcagaccaaggggaaaaataagcaaatgaaataaGGTTGTAGTGAGAGAGATTATAGGACAAAAGCTGCTTAATCACCATAGAGGGGTGAGATTAATTACAAATCCTGACAAAGTAGGTTCTAGCCCAGTGTTGTCTAACAAAAATATAGTATAAGACAcccatgttattttaaattttctagtagccatataaaaataaataaaagaaataggtgaACTGAATCGTTGTAAGAGTTTGCTAACCTAGTACATTCAAAATACTTTCATTTACACATGcaaatcaaaatttcaaaaaaaacattaatgaaacATTTTACATTCTGCTTTTCACACTAAGTCTTCAAAGTCTGGTGTGCTGTTTATACTTAACCTACCTCAGTCTAGAGtagccacatttcaggtgctcagtagccacatgtagCCAGTGACACCATAGTAAATAGTATAAGTCTAGTCAGTGTAAGATTTAGAGGTCTGAGCGAGGTTGTGCAATTATCTGGGCTGGTCTAAACTAGGCAGAAAAACAACTACCCAAGTAGGACCCAGGAGGTACAGGCTTACTCTGTGATGAGTGTCAGAGTGGCCAAAATAATCTAAGAGACCTCTGATATACCTGTCATTCTGTTCGTAGATGTTGAGACCCAGAGCATCTACCCCCAGCCACAGCTCTGAGCCTTTCTTGTTTTTGATGCTGAAGTAGTTCACACCATACATCTCCAGGTCCTGGGCAATCTTCAGATATTCCAGGACAGCATCCTCCCTAAACAACAGAGTCAGAGGTTACAGAGGGGAACCCGTGAATCAGACCTAGGAAGAAAGAAAGCCTATCTGCTCTGCACTTCTGACAAGTATCTTGCCATTAAGAGTGGGAAAAGGGATGGAAGGCAAGCAGGTGATGATGAACAGAGCACAATATGAAGCATGAGGTATGAAGTTCCCAAGGGAAGTAAGGGTGAACTGAACCTTGCTTATCCTCTAGCATATTAGCTGTCATAGAAGCAAGCCTCTTATACAGGCAGATTCTTAACAGAGCCTATGTGAGGTGGTGATGGCAAAAATGACAGGACTCATTCCTCAACTAGACAGCCCCCAAATGGTTTGCCATGAGAGAGCTCATTCCCTGCTATTTTCTTGGGGAGGGGCCTCTAGTGGTCCAGATGCTCCCTGGGAATCCTAAGGGACCCTCCATTTTGTTATGGTCAAAACTGGGCTATCAACTGCCATCATTCACAAAAAAATATAGCTTTATAATGGTTCTGATTATCCTTCTATCTCTAAATTCACCTATACAGTATATTCCTATCTCTCCCTTTCCAACATCCCCAATGTTCTTGGTCCTCTGCCTGTTATCCCCCAGAACCAACTCTCATTCTCCCTGTGAGAGCAGTAGAAACCCACAGTTGCTAGGGCAAGCTTACCTGAGCATGCCCCGATGCTCCTCATGCCACACCTGGATCCGTTCCTCCCACTGGTCCTTGTTGAGTTTGTGTTGTTCCAGGACCCTGGAAAGGCAATGGGTAATGGGTAGTTGAAGCACAAAACCCAAACTGCATGGGTTAAGGAAAGCCCACTTATCTCTCTAAGGTGTTGATACAAAGAGGTTGTAGAGTCAGCCCACAGAGGTTAAACTGAAAGCAGACTTAAATTATAGCAGGAGGTATTAATTAGACATACGGGACTGCCTGAGAGGTAGGAAAGATACAAGAATGAGTGACCAAGCAAAACAATGGTAACACCTTCCTTTACACCTTTAACCAGAAAATCCAATAATGCCATGGTCCCCAAGTAAAGCAGTAATGTATCAAGAGTCTGTTCTGACTTGTGTGGCTAAGAGTATGGATGGGCCTCAAAGAGGCATGCATACTTTCCTCTAGATCTTTGTGGAACCAACAGTTTGTGTCTGTGAGAATACTGCTCAGGGATGAAATTATAGCTTGGGGCTAGAAAACAGAGAACTGAGCCCAAATGgctttgggaaaaaaactaaCAGGCTCAACCTCTCAGATCCAGATCATACACAGGCTTTTTTCAAATATGCCATGTCAGGCATCATGACAGCGACTCAGGTGGAGTCCCAGGACACAACTACTATCCCCAATACTTTCAGGTCAGTTGTGCATATGCCACAGCTCCAATGGGACAGAGGCTCCCAGAATGAAGAAGTTTtcctttcaataaaaaaaaaaagcctatgaAAATGGCCATTGAATACAGTGGCAAAAAAACTAGGGTTAAAAAATCAAGAGACTAGGGTTCCAGGTCTGGCACTGCCCCAAATGAGCTGTGAGGTATCAAGCAAGTCAGTGAGAACACCTCTGCACCTCTGTTTCTCCTTAGCCAGGAAATAAGAATAATGCCTGCCTTATTCATTTTGTGCATTGTTGT belongs to Phyllostomus discolor isolate MPI-MPIP mPhyDis1 chromosome X, mPhyDis1.pri.v3, whole genome shotgun sequence and includes:
- the MSN gene encoding moesin produces the protein MPKTINVRVTTMDAELEFAIQPNTTGKQLFDQVVKTIGLREVWFFGLQYQDTKGFSTWLKLNKKVTAQDVRKESPLLFKFRAKFYPEDVSEELIQDITQRLFFLQVKEGILNDDIYCPPETAVLLASYAVQSKYGDFNKEVHKSGYLAGDKLLPQRVLEQHKLNKDQWEERIQVWHEEHRGMLREDAVLEYLKIAQDLEMYGVNYFSIKNKKGSELWLGVDALGLNIYEQNDRLTPKIGFPWSEIRNISFNDKKFVIKPIDKKAPDFVFYAPRLRINKRILALCMGNHELYMRRRKPDTIEVQQMKAQAREEKHQKQMERALLENEKKKREMAEKEKEKIEREKEELMEKLKQIEEQTKKAQQELEEQTRRAMELEQERKRAQSEAEKLAKERREAEEAKEALLQASRDQKKTQEQLALEMAELTARISQLEVARQKKESEAVEWQQKAQMVQEDLEKTRAELKTAMSTPHVAEPAENEQDEQDENGAEASAELRADAMAKDRSEEERTTEAEKNERVQKQLQALTSELANALDESKKTANDMIHAENMRLGRDKYKTLRQIRQGNTKQRIDEFESM